In Haloimpatiens massiliensis, the following are encoded in one genomic region:
- the recG gene encoding ATP-dependent DNA helicase RecG: MSIYDDVGKIKGVGEKTKDMFAQCGIKSILDLLLYFPRDYEEVNIVDNNNLLLGEINIISLVVSGVERDYRKNNKIITTIIFYHNNIKIVAKWFNQPYMKNKFKIGRKYILEGKFDKFGNSIYTINPKIVIENSAKDKSIKSKYHLKGKISDNIFRKTIAEVIKNIRIKENLPNYLVEKYSLCSLDEAIRNIHTPSSKLILEKAIERLKFQEMFTYCLKVSALREYLNKNIDGISFQISHNLKELNKSLPFELTNAQSTVIKEILKDQESSLPMNRLIQGDVGSGKTIVAIIALFNVIENGYQVAFMAPTEILAQQHYNEVCKILDKFKVKVDILTSSVPKKKKEEIKEKLAKGESQIIVGTHSLIQEDVQFKNIGLVIVDEQHRFGVLQRNKLNSKGKNIDVMVMSATPIPRTLSLALYGDLNISTIDKLPPGRQKIETYAVNKNYRERVYKFALKQVKQGRQVYIVCPLVEKNETMNLASVEGMHEELKEKYFNGISLGILHGKMNNKEKEKIMGDFKEGRISILICTTVVEVGVNVPNATLMIIENAERYGLAQLHQLRGRVGRGEHQSYCVLIAEGKGQKIKKRMDIMKNSNDGFYIAEEDLKIRGSGEIFGLRQHGENGFIISDIFEDIDIFKKAVLEGKRFSESKKAEDIELKGKIIKSLEETSKYICFN, from the coding sequence ATGAGCATATATGATGATGTAGGGAAAATTAAAGGTGTAGGAGAAAAGACAAAAGATATGTTTGCTCAATGTGGTATTAAGAGCATATTAGATTTATTGTTATATTTTCCTAGAGATTATGAGGAAGTTAATATAGTAGACAATAATAACTTACTTTTGGGAGAAATAAATATAATTTCATTAGTAGTTTCGGGTGTAGAGAGAGATTATAGAAAAAATAACAAGATTATAACTACTATAATCTTTTATCATAACAATATTAAAATAGTTGCAAAGTGGTTTAATCAGCCATATATGAAGAATAAATTCAAAATAGGACGAAAGTATATTCTAGAGGGTAAATTCGATAAATTTGGGAATAGTATATATACCATAAACCCTAAAATAGTAATAGAAAACAGTGCAAAAGATAAGAGTATAAAGTCTAAATATCATTTGAAGGGAAAAATAAGCGACAATATTTTTAGAAAGACTATTGCTGAAGTTATAAAAAATATAAGAATAAAGGAGAATTTACCTAATTATTTAGTAGAAAAATATTCCTTATGTTCTTTGGACGAAGCCATAAGGAATATACATACTCCATCTAGTAAGTTAATTTTAGAAAAAGCCATAGAGCGGCTTAAATTTCAAGAGATGTTCACTTACTGCTTAAAAGTAAGTGCTCTAAGGGAATATTTAAACAAAAATATAGATGGTATATCATTTCAAATATCACATAACCTTAAAGAATTAAATAAAAGTTTGCCTTTTGAACTAACTAATGCCCAAAGCACGGTGATAAAAGAAATATTAAAAGATCAAGAGAGCAGTTTGCCTATGAATAGGTTGATTCAAGGAGACGTAGGAAGTGGAAAAACAATTGTTGCTATTATTGCACTTTTTAATGTTATAGAAAATGGATATCAAGTAGCTTTTATGGCACCTACAGAAATATTGGCACAGCAGCACTATAATGAGGTGTGTAAAATTTTAGATAAGTTTAAAGTAAAAGTTGATATTTTAACAAGTAGTGTACCTAAAAAGAAAAAAGAAGAGATAAAAGAAAAATTAGCTAAGGGTGAAAGTCAAATAATAGTAGGTACTCATTCACTAATACAGGAGGATGTACAGTTTAAAAATATAGGTTTAGTTATAGTGGATGAACAACATAGATTTGGGGTACTTCAAAGGAATAAATTAAATAGTAAAGGTAAAAATATAGATGTGATGGTAATGAGTGCTACGCCCATTCCTAGAACATTAAGTTTAGCTTTATATGGGGATTTGAACATATCTACTATAGATAAGTTACCCCCAGGAAGACAAAAGATAGAAACCTATGCTGTAAATAAGAATTATAGAGAAAGAGTGTATAAATTTGCCCTAAAGCAAGTCAAACAGGGAAGGCAAGTTTATATAGTGTGTCCATTGGTTGAGAAAAACGAAACTATGAATTTAGCTTCTGTGGAGGGTATGCACGAGGAATTAAAGGAAAAATATTTTAATGGAATTTCACTAGGTATATTACATGGCAAAATGAACAATAAGGAAAAAGAAAAAATAATGGGCGATTTTAAAGAAGGACGTATAAGTATCCTTATATGCACCACGGTAGTTGAAGTAGGAGTTAATGTTCCAAATGCTACTTTAATGATAATAGAAAATGCTGAACGCTATGGACTGGCACAACTTCATCAACTTAGGGGAAGAGTAGGAAGAGGTGAACATCAATCCTATTGTGTACTAATTGCAGAAGGTAAAGGACAAAAAATTAAAAAACGTATGGATATTATGAAAAATAGTAATGATGGTTTTTATATTGCGGAAGAGGATTTGAAAATAAGAGGAAGTGGAGAAATATTTGGTTTAAGGCAGCATGGTGAAAATGGATTTATAATAAGTGATATATTTGAAGACATAGACATATTTAAAAAGGCAGTTTTGGAAGGTAAGAGATTTTCTGAAAGTAAAAAAGCTGAGGATATAGAGTTAAAAGGAAAAATAATTAAAAGTTTAGAGGAAACTTCAAAATATATCTGCTTTAATTAA
- the rsmD gene encoding 16S rRNA (guanine(966)-N(2))-methyltransferase RsmD, whose translation MRIIAGEAKGRKILSPEGMNTRPTLDRIKESIFNIIQTRVYGSIAIDVFAGTGSLGLEAASRGAKECYLVDKHPVSFSLLKQNVENLKFQDRCTCLNMDSYEALKMLGKRGKKFDLMFIDPPYRKEMIPPAIDIIDQYHMLLKEGLIVCKIDTIEEIYPGDHRIVLKGHRRYGNTTVCFYAYKEEENE comes from the coding sequence ATGAGAATAATAGCGGGAGAAGCAAAAGGTAGAAAAATTTTATCCCCAGAAGGTATGAATACAAGACCTACATTAGATAGAATTAAAGAATCTATATTTAACATAATACAAACTAGAGTCTATGGATCTATTGCTATAGATGTGTTTGCAGGCACGGGAAGTCTAGGATTAGAAGCAGCAAGTAGAGGTGCTAAAGAATGTTATTTAGTAGATAAACATCCAGTGTCTTTTTCTTTATTAAAGCAAAATGTGGAAAATCTTAAATTTCAAGATAGATGTACTTGTTTAAATATGGATTCCTATGAAGCACTAAAAATGTTAGGAAAAAGAGGAAAAAAATTTGATTTGATGTTTATAGATCCACCCTATAGAAAAGAAATGATTCCTCCAGCTATAGATATAATAGATCAATACCATATGTTGCTTAAAGAGGGGCTTATAGTGTGTAAAATAGATACAATAGAAGAAATTTATCCTGGAGATCATAGGATAGTATTAAAAGGCCATAGAAGGTATGGAAATACTACAGTTTGTTTTTATGCTTACAAGGAGGAAGAAAATGAATAG
- the rpmB gene encoding 50S ribosomal protein L28 translates to MARKCEICGKGVISGVQYSHSHRQTKRSWAPNVKRVRAIVSGTPKTINVCTRCLRSGKVQRAI, encoded by the coding sequence ATGGCAAGAAAGTGTGAAATCTGTGGTAAAGGCGTTATTTCAGGAGTTCAATATAGTCACTCACATCGTCAAACAAAGAGAAGTTGGGCGCCAAATGTTAAAAGAGTGAGAGCAATAGTATCTGGCACACCAAAAACTATAAATGTTTGTACTAGATGCCTACGTTCAGGCAAAGTTCAACGTGCTATTTAA
- a CDS encoding Asp23/Gls24 family envelope stress response protein has translation MKGSITNKNGAIYYSDEVLSNIIGLSTMECYGVVGMASKNSTDGFWELLKKENLSKGVRINAKESELAIELYIIVEYGTKISVIANNIIQKIKYNIEKFTGLKVTSITVNVQGVRV, from the coding sequence ATGAAAGGAAGCATTACCAATAAAAATGGAGCAATTTATTATTCTGATGAAGTCTTATCTAACATAATTGGACTTTCCACTATGGAGTGTTATGGTGTAGTAGGTATGGCTTCTAAAAATTCCACTGATGGATTTTGGGAACTATTGAAAAAAGAAAATTTAAGTAAAGGCGTAAGGATTAATGCAAAAGAAAGTGAATTGGCAATAGAGTTATATATAATTGTGGAGTATGGAACTAAAATATCAGTTATAGCTAATAATATTATACAAAAAATAAAATATAATATTGAGAAATTTACAGGACTAAAGGTTACTAGCATTACAGTAAATGTGCAAGGTGTAAGAGTCTAA
- a CDS encoding DAK2 domain-containing protein, giving the protein MEHLYIDGRNFYNMIINASNKLEEQKEFVNSLNVFPVPDGDTGTNMSMTLKTAVSEIEELKDSSLDSIAKKLSKGALMGARGNSGVIFSQIVRGISKGMEGKKQINAKDFGNSLVEGSKFAYKAVMRPTEGTILTIIRAAGESASRSSSNDIVKLLEEVCNYSEEVLNKTPEMLPALKEAKVVDAGGMGLLIILKAMKEALESKEDYSITKGTADAKTAKSAINTISTENIKFGYCTEFFVVSDNIDVERFKHDLENHGDSMVVVGLDDVVKVHIHTNDPGLILSKALKLGELSKIKIENMREQHRHILVKDDEIPSETTSTDLEFKKYAFVPVAMGEGITNIFRDLGADYVIEGGQTMNPSTQDILESINKINAESIFILPNNKNIIMSANQAAELSEKKVYVIPTKTIPQGISAITVFNSELEAEENIESMNEAIKNVKTGKVTYAVRDTENEGKVIKQGDILGLVEDKIEEVGSDVYRVCEEVVSRIMDEDKELLTVLYGRDADNETVEKLVERIEEKYPDVDIQSYSGKQPLYYFIISAE; this is encoded by the coding sequence TTGGAACACTTATATATAGATGGACGTAATTTTTATAATATGATTATCAATGCATCTAATAAATTAGAAGAACAGAAAGAATTTGTAAATTCACTAAATGTTTTCCCAGTGCCAGATGGAGATACAGGCACTAATATGTCTATGACTTTAAAAACAGCAGTTTCTGAAATTGAAGAATTAAAGGATAGCTCTTTAGATAGTATAGCTAAAAAGTTATCTAAAGGGGCTTTAATGGGAGCGAGAGGAAATTCAGGTGTTATATTTTCTCAAATAGTTAGAGGTATTTCTAAGGGTATGGAAGGAAAAAAACAAATTAATGCTAAAGATTTCGGAAATAGCTTGGTAGAAGGTTCAAAATTCGCCTATAAAGCTGTTATGAGACCTACAGAAGGAACTATATTAACTATAATAAGAGCTGCAGGTGAAAGTGCTTCCAGATCTTCAAGTAATGATATAGTAAAATTATTGGAAGAGGTATGCAATTATAGTGAAGAAGTATTAAATAAAACTCCAGAAATGCTTCCTGCTTTAAAAGAAGCAAAAGTTGTAGATGCAGGTGGAATGGGACTTCTAATAATATTAAAAGCTATGAAAGAAGCGTTAGAATCTAAGGAAGATTACTCCATAACTAAGGGTACTGCTGATGCAAAAACTGCAAAATCCGCTATAAATACTATAAGTACGGAAAATATTAAATTTGGATATTGTACAGAGTTTTTTGTGGTATCAGATAACATAGATGTAGAAAGATTTAAACATGACTTAGAGAATCATGGTGATTCCATGGTAGTGGTTGGATTAGATGATGTTGTAAAAGTACATATTCATACTAATGATCCAGGGCTTATATTATCTAAAGCACTGAAATTAGGAGAATTATCAAAAATTAAAATAGAAAATATGAGAGAACAGCATAGACATATTTTAGTTAAAGATGATGAGATACCTAGCGAAACAACTTCAACTGATTTAGAATTTAAGAAATATGCTTTTGTACCTGTAGCTATGGGCGAAGGCATAACAAATATATTTAGGGATTTAGGAGCTGACTATGTAATAGAAGGTGGTCAGACTATGAATCCAAGTACTCAAGATATATTAGAAAGCATTAATAAGATCAATGCTGAGAGTATTTTCATATTGCCAAATAATAAGAATATAATTATGTCAGCTAACCAAGCAGCAGAACTTTCAGAGAAGAAAGTATATGTTATACCAACTAAAACTATACCTCAGGGAATTTCAGCTATAACAGTATTCAATAGTGAACTAGAAGCGGAAGAAAATATAGAAAGTATGAATGAAGCTATAAAAAATGTTAAAACGGGTAAAGTAACTTATGCAGTAAGAGACACAGAAAATGAAGGAAAAGTAATTAAACAAGGAGATATATTAGGGTTAGTTGAGGATAAAATAGAAGAAGTAGGTAGTGATGTATATAGAGTATGTGAGGAAGTTGTATCAAGAATAATGGATGAAGATAAAGAACTTCTTACAGTACTTTATGGAAGAGATGCTGATAATGAAACAGTAGAAAAGCTAGTAGAGCGAATAGAAGAAAAATATCCAGATGTTGATATTCAAAGTTATAGTGGAAAACAACCATTGTATTATTTTATAATTTCTGCTGAATAA